tacatagacgacatggtggttaaAAGTAAGTTGGCTCCCAACCATATTGACGACCTTGGCAACGTTTTTCAAATACTAAGAAAGTATAAACTACGGCTGAACGCaaccaaatgttcatttggagtgggatctggaaaattcttgggctatatggtgactcaCAGAGGCATTGAggctaaccccgaccaaataAGAGCCATCCATAActtgcagcctcctcggaaccCTAAAGAAGTCCAGAAGCTTACTGGTATGATAGCAGCTTTAAACCGTTTTATCTCGCGCTTAGCAGATAGATGCAAGCCATTCTTTCTCCTATTacacaagtggaaaggatttgagtggaaTGAAGACTGCGCTGTAGCTTTCCAACAATTAAAGGAGAACCTCGCCCGACCACCAATTATGTCCAGTCCAAATGCCGAcgaggttttgtttgcctacatTGCGGTAGCCTCGCATGCGGTGAGCTTGGTGCTAATCCGAGAAGACAACGGCACACAGCGACCAGTCTATTACGTTAGTAAATCACTGCAGGAGGCAGAAACACGTTATCTTCCCCTCGAGAAGGCTATCTTGGCTATCGTGCAGGCCACGCGAAAGCTTCCACACTACTTTCAAGCACACACTGTGATGGTGCTGACACAACTCCCCATAAAGTCTGTCCTACGCAGCGCCGATTACACAAGCAGAATTGCAAAGTGGGGAACGATCTTGGGCGCTTTCGATATTAGGTACATGCCTCGTACTGCTGTAAAGGGCCAGGTCCTTGCCAACCTAATAGCAGAGTTTGCGGAGCCCACGCTAGAGGAACAAAACGTGGCGGGACCTCTAGGGGCTGATGAGAAGATGATCAGCACGGTCTCCCAGCATGAAAACACCTGGTGGAAAGCGCACGTCGATGGCGCAGCGAACCAAAGGGGCTCCGGGTTAGGACTTGTCCTGCTCTCACCTGAAGGGATAACCATAGAGAAGTCATTGAGACTCGGGTTTTCagccacgaataacgaagccgaATATGAGGCGCTATTGGAAGGAATGGGAATGATCCGGAAGTTGGGGGGAAAATCCGTAGACATGTTCTCGGATTCAAGACTTATTGTGGGGCAGATAAATGGGGACATGGAAGCAAAGgacgaaagaatgcaagagtatctagtTCGGGTTAAGAACCTGCagacccaatttcatcacttcCGCCTGACGCACGTACCCAGAAGTGGGAACACTCATGCTGATTCTCTCGCGACGttggctacctcctcggctcaaCCCCTACCTCGAGTCATTCTGGTAGAAGAGGTCCTCCGTCCATCAACAGAAAGGGCCAATGGGATTGGAATACATAACATCAGGGCAGGaccgagctggatggaccctatcaTTCTGTACTTAAAGCATGACACCTTGCCAGATGATAAGGTTGAGGCTGGCAAAATCAGGAGAAAGTCTACTCGATTCTGGTTATCGGAGGACTCCAAGCTTTACAGACGCTCGTTTTCAGGGCCGTATTTGCTATGTGTGCACCCAAAGGCTGCATAACTCATCCtggaggagttacatgaaggaatttgcaGAAGTCACACGGGGGGTAGATCTTTGTCTCACAGAGCCTTAACGctgggttattggtggccgagcatgcataaGGAAGCCCTGgattatgtgaagaagtgcgaccaatgccagagattcgctCCGAGCATACACCAGCCTGGTGGAGAGCTAAACCCAATGTCCAGTCtctggccatttgcacaatggggcctAGATATACTTGGTACATTCCCTAAGGCAACAGGGAATAGAAAATTTCTTCTCGTCGCCaccgactacttcaccaaatgggtagagactgaggcgctggcaaacattagggacgtCGATGTCAAGAAGTTTCTCTGGAAGAATATAGTCACCAGGTTTGGCTCCCCGCACACCCTGGTgtcggacaacgggctccagtttgatagcaaagccttcAGAAGGTACTGCAGCGAGCTGGGAATTGTTAACCGGTATTCCACGCCAGCTAACCCCTAGAGTAATGGCCAAGCAGAAGCCGTCAACAAGACCATAATGAACGGACTGAAAAAGAGACTAGATGACACAaaaggaagatgggtagaagagttaGCCCATGTCTTATGGACATACCGCACCACACCTCGTAGGTCCACAGGggaaacccctttttcaatgacctatggggccgaggctgtcATTCCACTGGAGGTGAACTTCCCAACCCAGAGGACCACCACCTTTTGTCCCGCTACCAATGACAAACTTCTAGAAAAGAGCTTGGACCTCATCGACGAAAGAAGGGAAGGCGCGATGGTCCACCTAGCTAACTATCAGcagaagctcaagcaaggttacgaCGCCAAGGTGAAGTCCAGGCCATTGGCGCTTGGAGATCTAGTACTGAGGAAAGTCT
The Quercus lobata isolate SW786 chromosome 10, ValleyOak3.0 Primary Assembly, whole genome shotgun sequence DNA segment above includes these coding regions:
- the LOC115964587 gene encoding uncharacterized protein LOC115964587; translated protein: MEVNCEELEKVLVGSDPERFFQIGSELPPQEKSALTAFLRQNSNVFAWDPYETPGVDPDFICHRLNVNPAITPKRQAPRQPSKEHTDAVIEEVTRLKKAGAIKEVFYPEWLANTVVMGKNIEVYIDDMVVKSKLAPNHIDDLGNVFQILRKGIEANPDQIRAIHNLQPPRNPKEVQKLTGMIAALNRFISRLADRCKPFFLLLHKWKGFEWNEDCAVAFQQLKENLARPPIMSSPNADEVLFAYIAVASHAVSLVLIREDNGTQRPVYYVSKSLQEAETRYLPLEKAILAIVQATRKLPHYFQAHTVMVLTQLPIKSVLRSADYTSRIAKWGTILGAFDIRYMPRTAVKGQVLANLIAEFAEPTLEEQNVAGPLGADEKMISTVSQHENTWWKAHVDGAANQRGSGLGLVLLSPEGITIEKSLRLGFSATNNEAEYEALLEGMGMIRKLGGKSVDMFSDSRLIVGQINGDMEAKDERMQEYLVRVKNLQTQFHHFRLTHVPRSGNTHADSLATLATSSAQPLPRVILVEEVLRPSTERANGIGIHNIRAGPSWMDPIILYLKHDTLPDDKVEAGKIRRKSTRFWLSEDSKLYRRSFSGPYLLCVHPKAA